The Macaca fascicularis isolate 582-1 chromosome 11, T2T-MFA8v1.1 genome includes a region encoding these proteins:
- the PTGES3 gene encoding prostaglandin E synthase 3 isoform X1, whose amino-acid sequence MLNLRQPASAKWYDRRDYVFIEFCVEDSKDVNVNFEKSKLTFSCLGGSDNFKHLNEIDLFHCIDPNDSKHKRTDRSILCCLRKGESGQSWPRLTKERAKLNWLSVDFNNWKDWEDDSDEDMSNFDRFSEMMNNMGGDEDVDLPEVDGADDDSQDSDDEKMPDLE is encoded by the exons GCAGCCTGCTTCTGCAAAGTGGTACGATCGAAGGGACTATGTCTTCATTGAATTTTGTGTTGAAGACAGTAAGGATGTTaatgtaaattttgaaaaatcCAAACTTACATTCAG ttGTCTCGGAGGAAGTGATAATTTTAAGCATTTAAATGAAATTGATCTTTTTCACTGTATTGATCCAAAT GATTCCAAGCATAAAAGAACGGACAGATCAATTTTATGCTGTTTACGAAAAGGAGAATCTGGCCAGTCATGGCCAAGGTTAACAAAAGAAAGGGCAAAG CTTAATTGGCTTAGTGTCGACTTCAATAATTGGAAAGACTGGGAAGATGATTCAGATGAAGACATGTCTAATTTTGATCGTTTTTCTGAG ATGATGAACAACATGGGTGGTGATGAGGATGTAGATTTACCAGAAGTAGATGGAGCAGATGAT GATTCACAAGACAGTGATGATGAAA AAATGCCAGATCTGGAGTAA
- the PTGES3 gene encoding prostaglandin E synthase 3 isoform X4, with the protein MQPASAKWYDRRDYVFIEFCVEDSKDVNVNFEKSKLTFSCLGGSDNFKHLNEIDLFHCIDPNDSKHKRTDRSILCCLRKGESGQSWPRLTKERAKLNWLSVDFNNWKDWEDDSDEDMSNFDRFSEDSQDSDDEKMPDLE; encoded by the exons GCAGCCTGCTTCTGCAAAGTGGTACGATCGAAGGGACTATGTCTTCATTGAATTTTGTGTTGAAGACAGTAAGGATGTTaatgtaaattttgaaaaatcCAAACTTACATTCAG ttGTCTCGGAGGAAGTGATAATTTTAAGCATTTAAATGAAATTGATCTTTTTCACTGTATTGATCCAAAT GATTCCAAGCATAAAAGAACGGACAGATCAATTTTATGCTGTTTACGAAAAGGAGAATCTGGCCAGTCATGGCCAAGGTTAACAAAAGAAAGGGCAAAG CTTAATTGGCTTAGTGTCGACTTCAATAATTGGAAAGACTGGGAAGATGATTCAGATGAAGACATGTCTAATTTTGATCGTTTTTCTGAG GATTCACAAGACAGTGATGATGAAA AAATGCCAGATCTGGAGTAA
- the PTGES3 gene encoding prostaglandin E synthase 3 isoform X3, with protein MLNLRQPASAKWYDRRDYVFIEFCVEDSKDVNVNFEKSKLTFSCLGGSDNFKHLNEIDLFHCIDPNDSKHKRTDRSILCCLRKGESGQSWPRLTKERAKLNWLSVDFNNWKDWEDDSDEDMSNFDRFSEDSQDSDDEKMPDLE; from the exons GCAGCCTGCTTCTGCAAAGTGGTACGATCGAAGGGACTATGTCTTCATTGAATTTTGTGTTGAAGACAGTAAGGATGTTaatgtaaattttgaaaaatcCAAACTTACATTCAG ttGTCTCGGAGGAAGTGATAATTTTAAGCATTTAAATGAAATTGATCTTTTTCACTGTATTGATCCAAAT GATTCCAAGCATAAAAGAACGGACAGATCAATTTTATGCTGTTTACGAAAAGGAGAATCTGGCCAGTCATGGCCAAGGTTAACAAAAGAAAGGGCAAAG CTTAATTGGCTTAGTGTCGACTTCAATAATTGGAAAGACTGGGAAGATGATTCAGATGAAGACATGTCTAATTTTGATCGTTTTTCTGAG GATTCACAAGACAGTGATGATGAAA AAATGCCAGATCTGGAGTAA
- the PTGES3 gene encoding prostaglandin E synthase 3 isoform X2 → MQPASAKWYDRRDYVFIEFCVEDSKDVNVNFEKSKLTFSCLGGSDNFKHLNEIDLFHCIDPNDSKHKRTDRSILCCLRKGESGQSWPRLTKERAKLNWLSVDFNNWKDWEDDSDEDMSNFDRFSEMMNNMGGDEDVDLPEVDGADDDSQDSDDEKMPDLE, encoded by the exons GCAGCCTGCTTCTGCAAAGTGGTACGATCGAAGGGACTATGTCTTCATTGAATTTTGTGTTGAAGACAGTAAGGATGTTaatgtaaattttgaaaaatcCAAACTTACATTCAG ttGTCTCGGAGGAAGTGATAATTTTAAGCATTTAAATGAAATTGATCTTTTTCACTGTATTGATCCAAAT GATTCCAAGCATAAAAGAACGGACAGATCAATTTTATGCTGTTTACGAAAAGGAGAATCTGGCCAGTCATGGCCAAGGTTAACAAAAGAAAGGGCAAAG CTTAATTGGCTTAGTGTCGACTTCAATAATTGGAAAGACTGGGAAGATGATTCAGATGAAGACATGTCTAATTTTGATCGTTTTTCTGAG ATGATGAACAACATGGGTGGTGATGAGGATGTAGATTTACCAGAAGTAGATGGAGCAGATGAT GATTCACAAGACAGTGATGATGAAA AAATGCCAGATCTGGAGTAA